TGGCTGAGCACCGAGGATAGACCGGCCTTGGCCACATTCAGTCGGCTGGCGCCGTTGTCCACCAGGGTGCCGTTGTTGTTGTAGGTATAGGGCGCCGAGGCGGTCTGGCTCGGGGTCATCGGCGGTGTGAAGCCGGAGGGCACTGAGTAGTTGACCGGCGAACTGCTGTTGTACAGGCTGGTCAGGCCGCTGGAGAGATTGCCCGATCCGGTCATGATGGCGCCGCTGAGGTCGCCGTCCATCGACTGCGAGTTGCCGATGGCGATGACGATTTGCGGGCGGTCAGGCGTACCGGTCGTTTGGGCCTCGCTAGGTGCTGTGGCAAAGGGCGAGAGCATCAGTGCCAAAGAGACCGAGAGAGAGACTGCTGAACGGATATGGGATTTCATGATGCTCACGAGCAAAGTTTGAACAGGGCTTCGGTGTTGGCTGCGGTGACGTTGTTCGCTTCTATCGTGTGAATGAAGATGTCGTAGAAGGAGCAGCCTGCGGAGTCTGGGGGTAGATTGGCAGACACGACAAGAGCCCAGGCATGAGCAGACGTTCCTGCCGGGAGGGGCACCGAATAGGCGGTTCCAGCGTTGATCGCTTGCGTCCAGTAGGTCGCACTGGGGGTTGGCCACCAAGCTGCAGTGCTGTTTGAGGGTGAGGAAAACCAGGCGGGCTGCGGTGAGATGTATTCGAGAGCCACACCGCCCGCGTTGTTCGAGGCGTTGGTTAGCGTTTGCTGAATCACCCGCAGGGCAATGTCGCTGGCCTGTACGTCCTTTTGCCGTTGCACGGTATTGCCAGTCATCACGGTTTGCAGCGCCGCGCCGCGCATGGTGAACAACACGCCGAATAAGAGCACGAGCAGGGTGATGAGGGTGAGCAGCAGCACATAGCCTTGCTGCTCAGGGGACCGCTGGGGTTTGCGCTGCAAGGGCGCTTTCAGCGCGGCCATATTTGATTCCTCACGGCAACTTCCGACTGCAGCACGGAAAATCGATCATTTGCGTATGCGCTGGGCACGTTATAAGGCTTGAAACTGTCAGAGGCCACGGGCCCGGTGCTTGGCAAAGTTGCTGTTGTCGGCATGATGTTGATTGCGCTGGGGGCGTTGTACTTGGGGTCGCTGTGCAATGTTTTGGAAATGATTCCAAACAGCACGCTACGCACGCTGCCCGTGAAGTGATTGCTCACCACGTCACTCCAGTTCAGGTAATTGGTAATTGCGCCTGAGTTGGTTTCATCCACGCCAAACAAGATCTGCAGGCTCACCACACCTGCGGCGACGGGAGTTGGGGGCGTGATGATTTGGTCATTAAGCGCGTTGATTTCGCTTCGCATGAGCATGGGATAGTTGCCCGCAGTTCCCGGCGCAGCGCCTGGATTGGACAGGGCGATGTAATACACCACCAAGATCCGATCTTTGTTGGCCGGGTCATGAAAGGGGAGATAAAACCGTGTCGGCGCCGGAAAGTAGGCGTTGGAAAGATCGACGCCATTGGCCAAGAATTTCTCTGATTGCAGTGCGGAATTGAATCCGCTGTAACCGTTGCTTGGAAACAGGGTTGGGTCAAGGCTGTTAATCGGATTTGGTGTCTGAGTGTTCGCAGCGCCCACGATCGGCACGCGGATGCAGACCCATTGAGGGGCCTGTTGGCCGTTTCTCAGAAAAAAGCGCAAGTAACCCACCATGCCGCCATTGATTCCGGTGACGCTGTTCAGCGGTAGTTGTGTCGTGACGACAGGTCCACTGTTAGTTGATCCCTTATTTGGGGCGGCATTCACCAGGGTGCTATTGATTAAGGTCATCGCCGCGCCGGCTGGCTGCGGAGCCACGCCGCTTTTTGCCACGTAAATGCTGAGCATGTCTGTGGGTGTGGCGGTGTAGGAGGTGGGTGCCAGCGCGGGCTGCGCGCTGGCCGTGGGCAGCGCCGGGGATGTGGTTTGCGATACGGCCGACACGGGGTACTGGTTGAACACACCGGGCATGGCCCCTGCGTTGTCGTAGGCCAGTGTGGCACTGCATGCGGGCTGTACGCCGCCCAGCATGAAGCCAGCATTGCTGAGGTCGCGGGTGACGAGGTTGAGCGCGGCGCGGGCCTGATCGTCACGCTGCGAGACGTCCGACATCTGGACGTTCTGCTTGGTCAGCGATGATTGCACCACCAGGATGGCGATGGAAAAAATCAGCCCGATCACCAGGGCGATCATCAATTCGACAAGGCTCAGGCCGCGCTGATGTGTGGCCGTAGAACGCTGGCAGAGGTGTCGCATGTCAAAACCCCAGCTGGAAGTTGTAGTTCTGTGTGCGCAAGGCGTTGCCGCTATTGGCGCCCCCGACGTTGCTCCACTGGATTTGCAAACCGAGGCCGCAGGAAGCGGCACTGCAGGCGTTGCCTTGCGCATCGGGGCCGGGGGTGATGGTGACCTTGGCATTGGGCAGCATGGTTGCGGGATTGCTGAATACATTGGCGAGAAAGGGCTGTAACGCTGGCGGGGCAGAGCCCGACGTGCTCGATGTGTAGGTAGAAGTGCCTGCCGCCAATTGACCGACTACCGCTGGGTTGGCTTGCACCAATGCCCAGAATTGGTTGCCGAAGGCAGCGGTGTCGGTGGCGTATTGGTTGCTGGTGACGGCAGGTACGGCCAGGCTGTAAAGCGAGGCGATGCTGAGCATGCCTAAACTGAAAACGACGATGGCGACCAGCACGCTGATGAGCGACATCCCGGCCTGATGCATTGCGGCGCGGGCAGGGGAGGTGAATAGGCGCGTCATGATGCGGTGTTGGCGTTGAGAATCACACTGCCCGAGGCGAGTACCTGCAGCGTCCAGGTCTGGCCTTGCGCAGCAGTCACGGTGATGGTGGGCGCGGTGTTGATGAAGCCTTGGCTATCGAAAGTGAGCGTCTGCGTGTTGCCGCCGGTGATGCTGCAGGTAATGCCCGGGTAGCTGTTGGCGATTTGGGTTGGTGACATTGAGTGCTCCGCAATCACCGTTCCGCCCACACTAGTGCTCCAGGTGCAGGTGTTGTTTGCCCCAAGGGTGATGGTGACCGGCTGCTGCGTGGTCACCGCCTGATTGCGCGCCCAGGCCACGTCTTGTGGAAACTTGTTGACCAGCACCGAGGTTTTGCCGGAATCGACCATGCTCACCAGATTGGGCACGACCATCAGGCCGAGGAGGGCGGCGATGGCGATGGTCACCATCATTTCGATGAGGGTGAAGCCCGTCTGACG
This region of Candidatus Paceibacterota bacterium genomic DNA includes:
- a CDS encoding pilus assembly protein PilV is translated as MSLISVLVAIVVFSLGMLSIASLYSLAVPAVTSNQYATDTAAFGNQFWALVQANPAVVGQLAAGTSTYTSSTSGSAPPALQPFLANVFSNPATMLPNAKVTITPGPDAQGNACSAASCGLGLQIQWSNVGGANSGNALRTQNYNFQLGF
- a CDS encoding PilW family protein, whose translation is MRHLCQRSTATHQRGLSLVELMIALVIGLIFSIAILVVQSSLTKQNVQMSDVSQRDDQARAALNLVTRDLSNAGFMLGGVQPACSATLAYDNAGAMPGVFNQYPVSAVSQTTSPALPTASAQPALAPTSYTATPTDMLSIYVAKSGVAPQPAGAAMTLINSTLVNAAPNKGSTNSGPVVTTQLPLNSVTGINGGMVGYLRFFLRNGQQAPQWVCIRVPIVGAANTQTPNPINSLDPTLFPSNGYSGFNSALQSEKFLANGVDLSNAYFPAPTRFYLPFHDPANKDRILVVYYIALSNPGAAPGTAGNYPMLMRSEINALNDQIITPPTPVAAGVVSLQILFGVDETNSGAITNYLNWSDVVSNHFTGSVRSVLFGIISKTLHSDPKYNAPSAINIMPTTATLPSTGPVASDSFKPYNVPSAYANDRFSVLQSEVAVRNQIWPR
- a CDS encoding GspH/FimT family pseudopilin — translated: MSLIKSRQTGFTLIEMMVTIAIAALLGLMVVPNLVSMVDSGKTSVLVNKFPQDVAWARNQAVTTQQPVTITLGANNTCTWSTSVGGTVIAEHSMSPTQIANSYPGITCSITGGNTQTLTFDSQGFINTAPTITVTAAQGQTWTLQVLASGSVILNANTAS